One window of the Pseudomonas sp. S04 genome contains the following:
- a CDS encoding Smr/MutS family protein, with translation MQDDDFSLFKSAIQGVKPIKHDRAETGKPKADRAQIAKLRQAATIRTDVAAVDGLSDQFVIDVGPEDELMWARDGVQESQMRKLKIGQIPFEGSLDLHGMNVEKARETLWAFLAEATKFEIRCVRVTHGKAVRLDGKRPMIKSHVNTWLRQHSQVLGFTSCQAKHGGAGAVYVMLKRTMMEGRDE, from the coding sequence ATGCAAGACGACGATTTTTCCCTGTTCAAAAGTGCGATCCAAGGCGTCAAGCCGATCAAGCACGACCGCGCCGAAACCGGCAAGCCCAAGGCTGACCGCGCGCAAATTGCCAAGCTGCGCCAGGCAGCGACCATTCGTACCGACGTGGCGGCTGTGGACGGCCTGTCCGACCAATTCGTGATCGATGTCGGTCCGGAAGACGAGTTGATGTGGGCACGTGACGGGGTCCAGGAAAGCCAGATGCGCAAGCTCAAGATCGGGCAGATCCCGTTCGAAGGCAGCCTCGACCTGCACGGCATGAACGTGGAAAAGGCCCGCGAGACGCTCTGGGCATTTCTCGCCGAAGCGACAAAATTCGAAATCCGCTGCGTGCGCGTGACCCACGGCAAGGCCGTGCGCCTGGACGGCAAGCGCCCGATGATCAAAAGCCACGTCAACACCTGGCTGCGCCAGCATTCACAGGTCCTGGGCTTTACCTCCTGCCAGGCCAAGCACGGCGGCGCCGGTGCGGTGTATGTGATGCTCAAACGAACCATGATGGAAGGCCGCGACGAGTAA
- a CDS encoding glutathione S-transferase N-terminal domain-containing protein: MFVKALRVGLGQLIIFIDFITRPGKKQRPAAAQAQVEAAAKGLTLYQFHACPFCVKTRRTLRRLNVPVALRDAKNNQQDRQTLLEQGGKIKVPCLRIEENGQTTWMYESKVIIDYLDQRFAAA, encoded by the coding sequence GTGTTCGTCAAAGCGCTTCGTGTCGGCCTCGGCCAGTTGATCATCTTCATCGACTTCATCACCCGTCCTGGTAAAAAGCAGCGCCCTGCCGCCGCCCAGGCCCAGGTCGAAGCCGCCGCCAAGGGCCTGACCCTGTACCAGTTCCACGCCTGCCCGTTCTGCGTGAAAACCCGCCGCACCCTGCGCCGCCTGAACGTGCCGGTGGCCCTGCGCGATGCCAAGAACAACCAGCAGGACCGCCAGACCCTGCTGGAGCAAGGCGGCAAGATCAAGGTGCCGTGCCTGCGCATCGAAGAAAACGGCCAGACCACCTGGATGTATGAGTCCAAGGTAATCATCGATTACCTGGACCAGCGTTTCGCCGCGGCCTGA
- the alc gene encoding allantoicase has translation MKAYAVPFEKFVNLADARLGTKIISVTDDWFADANRLFQPTPAVWKEGVFDDNGKWMDGWESRRKRFEGYDSAVIRLGVPGSIKGVDIDTSFFTGNFPPSASLEACFLTSGEPDANTQWTEVLSAVELQGNSHHFHEINNDQSFSHLRFNIYPDGGVARLRVYGIPFRDWSAVGDNEQVDLAAALNGGRALACSDEHFGRMSNILNPGRGINMGDGWETARRRTPGNDWVIVALGHPGEIEKIVVDTLHFKGNYPDTCSIQGAFVKGGTDSQIETQSLFWRELLPAQKLEMHAEHTFAEQIKALGPITHIRLNVFPDGGVSRLRVLGKVAK, from the coding sequence ATGAAAGCTTACGCCGTACCTTTCGAGAAGTTCGTCAACCTGGCCGACGCCCGCCTGGGCACGAAGATCATCTCGGTCACCGATGACTGGTTTGCCGACGCCAACCGTCTGTTCCAGCCGACCCCGGCCGTATGGAAGGAGGGCGTTTTCGATGACAACGGCAAGTGGATGGACGGCTGGGAGTCGCGCCGCAAGCGCTTCGAAGGCTACGACAGCGCTGTGATCCGCCTGGGTGTACCGGGTTCGATCAAGGGTGTGGACATCGACACTTCATTCTTCACCGGCAACTTCCCGCCATCGGCCTCCCTGGAAGCCTGCTTCCTGACCTCCGGTGAGCCGGACGCAAACACCCAATGGACCGAAGTCCTGTCGGCTGTCGAGCTGCAGGGCAATAGCCACCATTTCCACGAAATCAACAACGACCAGTCGTTCAGCCACCTGCGTTTCAACATCTACCCTGATGGTGGCGTGGCCCGTCTGCGTGTGTACGGCATTCCGTTCCGCGACTGGTCGGCCGTTGGCGACAACGAGCAGGTTGACCTGGCTGCTGCCTTGAATGGCGGTCGTGCCCTGGCCTGCTCCGATGAACACTTCGGCCGCATGAGCAACATCCTCAACCCGGGCCGCGGGATCAACATGGGCGATGGCTGGGAAACTGCCCGTCGTCGCACACCTGGCAATGACTGGGTGATCGTCGCCCTGGGTCACCCGGGCGAGATCGAGAAAATTGTCGTCGACACCCTGCACTTCAAGGGCAACTACCCGGACACTTGCTCGATCCAGGGCGCATTCGTCAAGGGCGGTACCGACAGCCAGATCGAAACCCAGTCGTTGTTCTGGCGCGAACTGTTGCCGGCACAGAAACTGGAAATGCACGCCGAACACACCTTCGCCGAGCAGATCAAGGCGCTGGGCCCGATCACCCACATCCGCCTGAACGTATTCCCGGACGGCGGTGTGAGCCGCCTGCGTGTTCTCGGCAAGGTAGCTAAGTAA
- a CDS encoding urate hydroxylase PuuD: MEAHLFEWLNLSVRWVHMITGVAWIGASFYFVWLENNLNRVNPKNGLAGDLWAIHGGGIYHLEKYKLAPPTMPDNLHWFKWEAYFTWLSGIALLCVVFYSNPTLYLLAPGSSLSGPEGVLLGIGSLFAGWFIYSFLCDSALGKRPALLGFILFVLIIGAAYGFSKVFSGRGAYLHVGAIIGTIMVGNVFRIIMPAQRALVAAIAENRTPDPALPAKGLLRSRHNNYFTLPVLFIMISNHFPSTYGSQYNWLILAGIAVLAVLVRHYFNTRHDSHKFAWTLPVAAVGMISLAYVTGPAPMTSPEVAKAPAQIQYQPLPETAVGGGAKPAEATPAAAPAAPAQAANTGPGFDKVHSVIQERCAVCHSAKPTSPLFSAAPGGVMFDTPEQIRQNAPRIQAQAVTTQIMPLGNITQMTQQERDLIGAWIVQGAQTN, encoded by the coding sequence GTGGAAGCACATCTGTTCGAATGGCTGAACCTGAGCGTGCGCTGGGTTCACATGATCACTGGCGTCGCCTGGATCGGCGCGTCGTTCTATTTTGTCTGGCTGGAAAACAACCTCAATCGGGTCAACCCGAAGAACGGTCTGGCGGGCGATCTCTGGGCGATTCACGGTGGCGGGATCTACCACCTGGAGAAATACAAACTGGCTCCACCGACCATGCCGGACAACCTGCACTGGTTCAAGTGGGAGGCCTACTTCACTTGGTTGTCGGGGATCGCGCTGCTGTGCGTGGTGTTCTACTCCAACCCGACCCTGTACCTGTTGGCACCTGGCAGCAGCCTGAGCGGCCCTGAAGGGGTTCTGCTGGGCATCGGTTCGCTGTTCGCCGGCTGGTTCATCTACTCCTTCCTGTGCGACTCGGCCCTGGGCAAACGCCCTGCCCTGCTGGGTTTCATCCTGTTCGTCCTGATCATCGGCGCGGCCTACGGCTTCAGCAAAGTGTTCAGCGGCCGGGGTGCTTACCTGCACGTGGGCGCCATCATCGGCACCATCATGGTCGGTAACGTGTTCCGCATCATCATGCCGGCACAACGGGCACTGGTGGCGGCGATCGCCGAGAACCGCACCCCGGACCCGGCCCTGCCGGCCAAGGGCCTGCTGCGTTCGCGACACAACAACTACTTCACCTTGCCTGTGCTGTTCATCATGATCAGCAACCACTTCCCGAGCACCTACGGCAGCCAGTACAACTGGTTGATCCTGGCCGGGATCGCGGTGCTGGCGGTGTTGGTGCGTCACTACTTCAACACCCGCCACGACAGCCACAAGTTCGCCTGGACCCTGCCAGTCGCGGCCGTAGGCATGATCAGCCTGGCGTACGTTACCGGCCCCGCGCCGATGACCAGCCCGGAAGTGGCCAAGGCCCCCGCGCAGATCCAGTACCAGCCGCTGCCGGAAACCGCCGTCGGCGGTGGTGCGAAACCGGCTGAGGCCACGCCAGCCGCTGCTCCTGCAGCCCCGGCCCAGGCAGCCAATACCGGTCCAGGCTTTGACAAGGTGCACAGTGTGATCCAGGAACGCTGCGCGGTCTGTCACTCGGCCAAGCCCACCAGCCCGCTGTTCAGTGCCGCCCCGGGCGGCGTGATGTTCGACACCCCCGAGCAGATCCGCCAGAACGCCCCGCGCATTCAAGCCCAGGCAGTCACCACGCAGATCATGCCACTGGGCAACATCACCCAGATGACCCAGCAGGAACGTGACCTGATCGGCGCCTGGATCGTGCAGGGAGCCCAGACCAATTAA
- the uraH gene encoding hydroxyisourate hydrolase translates to MGRLTTHVLDAAHGCPGSSIKVELYRVEGSQLELVASALTNSDGRCDAPLLQGDDYRSGVYQLQFHAGDYYRARGVQLPEPAFLDVVVLRFGISAEQDHYHVPLLISPYSYSTYRGS, encoded by the coding sequence ATGGGACGTTTGACTACACACGTTTTGGATGCAGCACACGGTTGCCCGGGCAGCTCGATCAAGGTCGAGTTGTACCGCGTTGAGGGTTCGCAGCTGGAATTGGTCGCCAGCGCACTGACCAACAGCGATGGCCGTTGTGATGCGCCCTTGTTGCAAGGCGATGACTACCGGTCCGGGGTCTATCAGCTGCAGTTTCATGCCGGCGACTACTACCGCGCTCGCGGTGTCCAGCTGCCGGAGCCGGCGTTCCTGGATGTGGTGGTACTGCGTTTCGGCATCTCGGCCGAGCAGGATCACTACCATGTGCCGTTGCTGATTTCGCCTTATAGCTATTCGACCTACAGAGGAAGCTAG
- the uraD gene encoding 2-oxo-4-hydroxy-4-carboxy-5-ureidoimidazoline decarboxylase — translation MTTFQTLKPSSLSRDAFVSAFADIYEHSPWVAEKAFDLGQDASIDEIETLHQRMSDILLSADHASQLALINAHPDLAGKAAVQGQLTEASTNEQAGAGIHQCTAEEFSRFTELNDAYKAKFKFPFIMAVKGSNRHQILAAFETRIHNPVDTEFKCALAQINKIALFRLLTL, via the coding sequence ATGACCACCTTTCAAACGCTGAAACCCTCGAGCCTGAGCCGTGACGCCTTCGTCAGCGCTTTCGCCGATATCTACGAACATTCGCCATGGGTGGCCGAAAAGGCCTTCGACCTGGGCCAGGACGCTTCGATCGACGAGATCGAAACCCTGCACCAGCGCATGAGCGACATCCTGTTGAGCGCCGATCACGCAAGCCAGCTTGCGCTGATCAACGCTCACCCGGACCTGGCCGGCAAAGCTGCCGTCCAGGGCCAACTGACCGAAGCCAGCACCAATGAACAAGCCGGCGCCGGTATTCACCAATGCACGGCCGAAGAGTTTTCTCGCTTCACCGAGCTGAACGACGCCTACAAAGCCAAGTTCAAGTTTCCCTTCATCATGGCGGTAAAAGGCAGCAACCGGCATCAGATCCTCGCAGCGTTCGAAACACGCATCCACAACCCGGTCGACACCGAGTTCAAGTGCGCGTTGGCGCAGATCAACAAGATCGCGTTGTTCCGATTACTGACCCTCTAA
- the puuE gene encoding allantoinase PuuE, with protein sequence MSADYPRDLIGYGSNPPHPHWPGNARIALSFVLNYEEGGERNILHGDKESEAFLSEMVSAQPLQGERNMSMESLYEYGSRVGVWRILKLFKEFDIPLTVFAVAMAAQRHPDVIRAMVEAGHEICSHGYRWIDYQYMDEAQEREHMLEAIRILTEITGERPLGWYTGRTGPNTRRLVMEEGGFLYDCDTYDDDLPYWEPNNPTGKPHLVIPYTLDTNDMRFTQVQGFNKGDDFFEYLKDAFDVLYAEGAEAPKMLSIGLHCRLIGRPARLASLKRFIEYAKSHEQVWFSRRVDIARHWQQTHPYQGASK encoded by the coding sequence GTGAGCGCTGACTACCCACGCGACCTGATCGGTTACGGCAGTAACCCTCCCCACCCACACTGGCCGGGCAATGCCCGCATCGCCTTGTCCTTCGTGCTCAACTACGAAGAAGGCGGCGAGCGCAACATCCTGCACGGCGACAAAGAATCGGAAGCCTTCCTTTCGGAAATGGTCTCGGCGCAGCCGCTGCAGGGCGAGCGCAACATGAGCATGGAGTCCTTGTACGAGTATGGCAGCCGTGTCGGCGTCTGGCGGATTCTCAAGCTGTTCAAGGAATTCGACATTCCGCTGACCGTCTTCGCCGTGGCCATGGCCGCCCAGCGCCACCCGGACGTGATCCGCGCGATGGTCGAGGCCGGCCACGAGATCTGCAGCCACGGCTATCGCTGGATCGACTACCAGTACATGGACGAAGCGCAAGAGCGCGAGCACATGCTCGAAGCCATCCGCATCCTCACTGAAATCACCGGCGAGCGCCCATTGGGCTGGTACACCGGCCGCACCGGCCCGAACACCCGGCGACTGGTGATGGAAGAAGGCGGTTTCCTCTACGACTGCGACACCTACGACGACGACCTGCCCTACTGGGAACCGAACAACCCGACCGGCAAGCCGCACCTGGTGATCCCCTACACCCTGGACACCAACGACATGCGTTTCACCCAGGTCCAGGGTTTCAACAAGGGCGACGACTTCTTCGAATACCTCAAGGATGCGTTTGACGTGCTCTACGCCGAAGGCGCCGAGGCGCCGAAGATGCTGTCTATCGGCCTGCACTGTCGCCTGATCGGTCGTCCGGCGCGCCTGGCTTCGCTCAAGCGCTTTATCGAATACGCTAAAAGTCATGAACAGGTGTGGTTCAGCCGCCGCGTCGACATCGCTCGCCACTGGCAACAAACCCACCCGTACCAAGGGGCGTCGAAATGA
- the folE gene encoding GTP cyclohydrolase I FolE, whose protein sequence is MSLEQNYTAILGQLGEDVSREGLLDTPKRAAKAMQYLCRGYEQTLEEVTNGALFSSDNSEMVLVKDIELYSLCEHHLLPFIGKAHVAYIPSGKVLGLSKVARIVDMYARRLQIQENLSRQIADAVQQVTGALGVAVVIEAKHMCMMMRGVEKQNSSMITSVMLGEFRENAATRSEFLSLIK, encoded by the coding sequence ATGTCCCTGGAACAGAATTACACCGCGATTCTCGGCCAACTGGGCGAGGACGTGTCCCGCGAGGGCCTGCTCGACACGCCAAAGCGTGCCGCCAAAGCCATGCAGTACCTTTGCCGCGGTTATGAACAGACACTTGAAGAAGTCACCAACGGTGCCTTGTTCAGCTCCGACAACAGCGAAATGGTACTGGTCAAGGACATCGAGCTTTACTCGTTGTGCGAACACCACCTGCTGCCTTTCATCGGCAAGGCGCACGTCGCCTACATTCCGAGTGGCAAGGTACTGGGCCTGTCGAAAGTCGCGCGGATCGTCGATATGTACGCCCGCCGCCTGCAGATCCAGGAAAACCTCAGTCGCCAGATCGCCGATGCGGTGCAGCAAGTCACCGGCGCCCTGGGCGTTGCAGTGGTGATCGAGGCCAAGCACATGTGCATGATGATGCGCGGTGTGGAGAAACAGAATTCGTCGATGATCACTTCGGTGATGCTCGGTGAGTTCCGCGAAAATGCGGCCACCCGCAGCGAGTTTCTCAGCCTGATCAAGTAA
- a CDS encoding MarR family winged helix-turn-helix transcriptional regulator — translation MLDLKSQSTQQAAMEAFFFGYQAFTAKADEMLERRGLSRVHQRIVFFIARYPSLSVKELLALLGVSKQALNMPLRQLLEMHLVDSVAAVDDKRKRLLQLTSDGVRFEAALRREQVKLLERVFAEAGEAAVDGWLAVNKALGQTQALAD, via the coding sequence ATGCTTGACCTTAAATCCCAAAGCACCCAGCAAGCCGCCATGGAAGCGTTTTTTTTCGGCTACCAGGCCTTCACTGCCAAAGCCGACGAAATGCTCGAACGCCGAGGCCTCAGCCGGGTGCACCAGCGCATCGTGTTTTTCATCGCCCGCTACCCGAGCTTGAGCGTCAAGGAATTGCTCGCGCTACTGGGCGTCAGCAAACAGGCACTGAACATGCCCTTGCGCCAATTGCTGGAAATGCACCTGGTGGACAGCGTGGCGGCCGTGGACGACAAACGTAAGCGCCTGCTGCAACTGACCAGCGACGGCGTGCGCTTCGAAGCCGCGCTGCGCCGTGAACAGGTGAAGCTGCTCGAGCGCGTGTTTGCCGAGGCGGGTGAAGCGGCGGTAGATGGCTGGCTGGCGGTAAACAAGGCCCTGGGGCAAACCCAAGCGCTCGCAGACTGA
- a CDS encoding ureidoglycolate lyase translates to MRTLTIEPLTKEAFAPFGDVIETDGSDHFMINNGSTMRFHKLATVETAKPEDNAIISIFRADAQDMPLTVCMLERHPLGSQAFIPLLGNPFLIVVAPVGDEPVSGLVRAFVTNGRQGINYHRGVWHHPVLTIEKRDDFLVVDRSGTGNNCDEHFFKEDQRLILAPHQ, encoded by the coding sequence ATGCGCACATTGACGATTGAACCGCTGACCAAAGAAGCCTTCGCCCCTTTCGGTGACGTGATCGAAACCGACGGCAGCGATCACTTCATGATCAACAACGGTTCGACCATGCGCTTCCATAAACTGGCGACGGTGGAAACCGCCAAGCCAGAAGACAACGCGATCATCAGCATTTTCCGCGCCGACGCGCAGGACATGCCGCTGACCGTTTGCATGCTGGAGCGTCACCCGTTGGGCAGCCAGGCTTTCATTCCGCTGCTCGGCAACCCCTTTCTGATCGTGGTCGCGCCCGTTGGCGATGAACCTGTATCAGGCTTGGTCCGCGCCTTCGTCACCAACGGCAGGCAGGGCATTAATTACCATCGCGGCGTCTGGCACCACCCGGTGCTGACGATCGAAAAGCGGGATGACTTCCTGGTGGTTGATCGCAGTGGCACAGGCAATAACTGCGATGAGCATTTTTTCAAAGAGGATCAACGCTTGATCCTTGCCCCCCACCAATAA
- a CDS encoding NCS2 family permease has protein sequence MESRKSEAPTLDLSPPQRTGWLERLFKLSVHGTTVKTELIAGLTTFITMAYIIFVNPNIMADAGIDHGAAFVATCIAAALGCLLMGLYANWPVGLAPGMGLNAFFTYTVVGTMGYNWETALGAVFVSGVLFMILTFSRIREWLLNSIPGSLRYAMGAGVGLFLGLIGLKTAGIVVDSPATLIKLGSLREPGPLLAAICFLMIAILSYHRVFGAILISIITVTLAGWGLGLVHYEGIMSAPPSLAPTWMAMNVAGVFNVSMISVVLAFLFVHMFDTAGTLMGVAQRANLVGKDGKIENLSRAMKADSASSVFGAVVGVPPVTSYVESAAGVAAGGRTGLTAVTVGVLFIAAMFFAPLAGMIPAYATAGALIYVAMLMMGGMAHIEWDEATDSIPAIVTAIMMPLTFSVADGIALGFITYVALKAGTGKYKEISVSLWVLCAIFIAKFIFL, from the coding sequence GTGGAAAGCCGCAAATCCGAAGCACCGACGCTGGATCTCTCGCCGCCCCAACGCACCGGCTGGCTGGAGCGCCTGTTTAAACTCAGCGTGCATGGCACCACGGTGAAGACCGAGCTGATCGCCGGCCTGACCACCTTTATCACCATGGCCTACATCATCTTCGTCAACCCGAACATCATGGCCGATGCCGGCATCGATCACGGTGCGGCCTTTGTCGCCACCTGCATCGCCGCAGCGCTGGGTTGCCTGTTGATGGGGCTGTACGCCAACTGGCCAGTGGGCCTGGCGCCGGGCATGGGCTTGAACGCGTTCTTTACCTACACCGTGGTCGGGACCATGGGCTACAACTGGGAAACCGCACTGGGCGCGGTGTTCGTCTCCGGTGTGTTGTTCATGATCCTGACCTTCTCGCGAATCCGCGAATGGCTGCTCAATAGCATTCCGGGGAGCCTGCGTTATGCCATGGGGGCCGGTGTCGGCCTGTTCCTCGGGTTGATCGGCCTGAAGACCGCCGGCATCGTGGTCGACAGCCCGGCTACCCTGATCAAGCTCGGTTCCCTGCGCGAGCCAGGCCCGCTGCTGGCCGCCATCTGCTTCCTGATGATCGCCATCCTCAGCTATCACCGGGTCTTCGGCGCCATCCTCATCAGCATCATCACCGTGACCCTGGCCGGTTGGGGCCTGGGCCTGGTGCACTACGAGGGCATCATGTCCGCTCCGCCGAGCCTGGCGCCGACCTGGATGGCCATGAACGTCGCTGGCGTGTTCAACGTCAGCATGATCAGCGTGGTGCTGGCGTTCCTCTTCGTGCACATGTTCGACACCGCCGGGACCCTGATGGGTGTCGCGCAACGGGCCAACCTGGTGGGTAAGGACGGCAAGATCGAAAACCTCTCCCGCGCCATGAAGGCCGACAGTGCCTCCAGCGTGTTTGGTGCGGTGGTCGGCGTGCCTCCAGTAACCAGCTATGTGGAAAGTGCCGCGGGTGTGGCTGCGGGTGGTCGCACTGGTCTTACCGCGGTGACCGTCGGCGTGCTATTTATTGCCGCAATGTTCTTCGCACCGCTGGCGGGGATGATTCCGGCGTATGCCACCGCCGGTGCATTGATTTATGTGGCGATGCTGATGATGGGCGGCATGGCTCACATCGAGTGGGACGAAGCCACCGACAGCATTCCGGCGATCGTCACCGCGATCATGATGCCCCTGACCTTTTCGGTCGCCGACGGTATCGCGCTGGGCTTTATCACGTACGTGGCCCTGAAGGCCGGTACTGGCAAGTACAAGGAAATATCCGTAAGCCTGTGGGTTCTTTGCGCGATCTTTATCGCCAAGTTCATTTTCTTGTAA
- a CDS encoding aminotransferase-like domain-containing protein — translation MAFSERVARLKSSLIREILAAAQRPEVMSFAGGLPAEAMLPKVQWADMPVSMGQYGMSEGEPALREALAAEARALGVPCEANQVLVVSGSQQTLDLAAKLYIDQGTQILLEAPTYLAALQIFQLFGADCLSVPLEADGPDLVKLRARLEQHRPAFIYLIPTFQNPSAVRYSEAKRDGVAALLDEFGVTLIEDEPYRELTFDGASATPIVSRLQRASWIYTGTVSKTLLPGLRVGYLIASPDLFPHLLRLKQSADLHTNRVGQWQALQWIGTERLRDHLSELRDFYRVRRDGFQAALQRHFSELADWELPQGGLFFWLTLKQPLDTRTLLKTALANDVAFMPGEPFFPEPDCNLGHLRLNFSHIDPARLDEGLKRLAAVVREGQARQAA, via the coding sequence ATGGCTTTTTCCGAACGTGTTGCGCGCCTCAAGAGTTCCTTGATCCGTGAAATCCTCGCCGCGGCCCAGCGCCCGGAAGTGATGTCGTTTGCCGGCGGCCTGCCGGCCGAAGCCATGCTGCCAAAGGTGCAGTGGGCCGATATGCCAGTGTCCATGGGCCAATACGGCATGAGTGAAGGCGAGCCGGCGCTGCGTGAAGCATTGGCGGCAGAGGCGCGTGCCCTCGGCGTACCCTGTGAGGCGAACCAGGTGTTGGTGGTCAGCGGCTCACAACAGACCCTCGACCTGGCGGCCAAGCTGTACATCGACCAAGGCACGCAGATCCTGCTCGAGGCGCCGACCTACTTGGCCGCGCTGCAAATCTTCCAGCTGTTCGGTGCCGATTGCCTGAGCGTGCCGCTGGAGGCCGACGGCCCCGACCTGGTGAAGCTGCGGGCGCGCCTGGAGCAACATCGGCCGGCGTTCATCTACCTGATCCCGACCTTCCAGAACCCCTCTGCGGTGCGCTACAGCGAGGCCAAGCGCGATGGCGTGGCGGCGTTGCTCGACGAATTCGGCGTGACCCTGATCGAGGATGAGCCGTACCGCGAGCTGACATTCGATGGCGCCAGCGCCACGCCGATTGTCAGCCGCTTGCAGCGGGCCAGTTGGATCTACACCGGCACCGTGTCCAAGACCTTGTTGCCGGGCTTGCGTGTCGGCTACCTGATTGCCAGCCCGGACCTGTTCCCGCATCTGCTACGGCTCAAGCAGTCGGCGGACCTGCACACCAACCGTGTTGGTCAATGGCAGGCCTTGCAATGGATCGGCACCGAGCGCCTGCGTGATCACCTGAGCGAATTAAGGGATTTCTACCGAGTCCGCCGCGATGGATTCCAGGCGGCGCTGCAGCGGCATTTCAGCGAGCTGGCGGATTGGGAACTGCCGCAGGGTGGTCTGTTTTTCTGGCTGACTCTCAAGCAGCCGCTCGACACCCGAACCTTGCTCAAGACTGCACTGGCCAATGATGTGGCGTTCATGCCGGGGGAACCGTTCTTTCCCGAGCCGGATTGCAACCTGGGTCACCTGCGGTTGAATTTCAGCCACATTGACCCGGCGCGCCTGGATGAAGGGCTCAAGCGATTAGCGGCGGTGGTGCGCGAGGGACAGGCGCGGCAGGCGGCGTAA
- a CDS encoding LysE family translocator: MSLETWLLFSGAALVVILIPGPLSLLMISNSLNYGLRRSYPAFLGGVFASICLLSASALGLGALLLASEQLFSALKIVGALYLFYLAWQSWQQSRQPAHATEVPQAAAVPRFRALFGRAFVLGASNPKDILFFAAFLPQFLSAQQPFLPQLLIMIVTWTLLDLCCKLAYGLGAHGAARYLRSGKGQSWFNRISAGLFSGAGAASLLSR; encoded by the coding sequence ATGAGTCTGGAAACCTGGCTGCTGTTCAGCGGCGCCGCCCTGGTCGTGATCCTGATCCCGGGCCCCTTGTCGTTATTGATGATCAGCAACAGCCTGAACTACGGTTTGCGCCGCTCCTACCCGGCGTTTCTCGGCGGGGTGTTTGCCTCGATCTGCCTGCTGAGCGCCTCGGCCCTGGGCCTTGGCGCGTTGCTGCTGGCCTCGGAGCAACTGTTCAGCGCGCTGAAGATCGTCGGCGCCCTGTATCTGTTCTACCTCGCCTGGCAGAGCTGGCAGCAGTCCCGGCAACCGGCCCACGCCACTGAAGTGCCCCAGGCGGCCGCTGTGCCGCGCTTTCGCGCACTGTTCGGGCGCGCCTTTGTCCTGGGGGCGAGCAATCCCAAGGACATCCTGTTCTTCGCCGCCTTCCTGCCCCAGTTCCTCAGCGCACAGCAGCCGTTCCTGCCGCAGTTGCTGATCATGATCGTCACCTGGACCCTGCTCGACCTGTGCTGCAAGCTGGCCTACGGCCTTGGCGCCCATGGTGCCGCGCGCTACCTGCGCAGCGGCAAGGGGCAAAGCTGGTTCAACCGGATCAGCGCCGGCTTGTTCAGTGGCGCGGGCGCGGCTTCCCTGCTGAGCCGCTAA